ACGAAACTTCAGATAATCAGAATGACTAGAATAGTTCGAGATTGCTTGTAGATAGTGTCAAAAGTAGTCAATATTAGTCAACATTCAGTTGTTATTCCGATTGTTCGATGATTTCCTTGCTTTATTTAGCTCCATCCTTGTGTTCAAGTAATTATCCACCTCTGACATGGTACTTTCGGCCTACAGAAACAAAGATGAAACAAATCTGTAAACTGCAATATTAATGACTCAAACGCATTGCAAATGTTCGAAAAAGTATAGAAAACCAAAGAATATAAttactctctctcttttctctctctctctcaggagAACTTGGAGTCTTTACTCTGTGTACTTACCCAGTTAAACAAATTGACGATCGCGACGcttattttgattattgtttCCCGGTTGTAGGAAGATAAGAGGGTTCTGGCCCTCTTTGCCGAGGCCAGCTCTACATCTTCACACTGGAACTCCTGCATCTTTTTCAACAGGGGACCTCTGTTGCATAGTTGTCGCATGAAACTCCAGTTctgtgttaaataaaaaaaataacagtctatgttaaacttataagcaaaaaaaaaaactgtctcGTTTTAACATTGCagttttttataaattgatggagttataaaatcaaatttattattatcattataatcaCGGAAAATTGTTGCTTACTCCATTTTGGTGATGCGTATATTTTGACAGAGGTCGCAATTATACTTAACATTTTTAAGCCACCCCTCCTTTATTACAATACAACTACAGGCTCTTAAGGTAACGATATTTATATGAACATGTAAATCAAATGTGTGGAGTGGTGTACGCAATGTGTTCTGGCAAAGTACTCCTGCGAATGGGCTTAAGACGAGGAGAAAAGGATTTAACGCAAAGTTAGCATTATCTATGAAAGGTATCAACAAAcaggggtatttttttttaatgcattatagaatttTGAAGACAAgtttatttactactttatcACCTTTACTTCGTTACTCTCTGTGTAGAGGTTTAAAAACATGTCAATAAATTACCTAGTGTGAGAAGTTAACACTTGCACTGAATTTTCTTTACATCCTATACATCGAGTTCTGTAAGAATCTATTTAAAGTAGGATATATTTTATGGTCGCGTTCGTCTCCAGGATTTATtattgaatacaaatatccaaAGTGAGCTAAGGAAGTTGCGAAAATTAAAGTCCATTATGGCTAGAAGAGCAGCCTCCACAATACGATCAAGAGCTGCACTTTTCAAACTtagacaaagtcgtaaatattaaCAGTCTcgtaaaattatctttaaagaacaaaattgacataaaaccatttgtttacaaatatttcaattcccatAACTCTATTTTCCATaagaataaatcattgattagtTGGTGATaaattagcattcattaatttgctcgtaggtcgtaagttcttttgtaaaacgcagtccTGGACTCTGACATTAAAATTACGACAGAGTAACCGTTTAACTATGAACGAACTGCAGAACTCCTATCGTTTACCTATAATATCGCATAATTGTAAGAAAATCGTATCTTGCAAACAGTCGTAGAAAGGTCGCAACGCGTTATATGCTTTATAAATCAATTCGTATATAATTCGCCACAACACAAATCGTACAAAGCACCGAACATCCTATCTAGTCGTATTGTACAAGACTCAAAAACAGCACATACTGTAAAAAAATCGGATATCGAAGTCTAAATAACCTACTGCATGcttgttaaagggacttggacacgatttgagatcaaaaattttatttttattttttatgtataaaatggtttactggtgcattttaaatgattggccaatattgaatgttaatgtCAAGtaacaagcgagatacagaggtaagaattgaaagttatgtaaacaaagctcgagtcttatagttgtttacaaaaaatgtaatgtagagaattaccatttcttagacaaaatgacatgtaaaaaacaatttaaactaattcaatatcttcatatatactattatcaacaaaagaaagatacatttgattgaaacttacaccaatacaacgcatatgtataaattgacaatattcgagctttgtttacaaaacaaagaattatgaacgctgtatcttgcttataacttgatatttgactttcaaattttgacagagcattataaacttctatatttatcagtataaacagtgaaaatagaaaaatataatttgaaaattttaagtcaaatcgtgtccaagtccctttaaagatAGCATCATCCAACTAAATGTACCGTTTCAGCGATCGAAAAGATTGGACACTCGTAATCGTTCAAGAACTTGAATGATTACAACCATATTAGTAAATCAATATAATCTTTCCTTGTTCGACAAGACTCCTCTGGGTATGTACCTTAGTCTCAAAACCATACATCATGTAAGATTTTTACTTGCTTACAGAGGAAGGCAAATTTGGAAAATCGGGATAAAACATGCTTCGTAAGTAACACCAACTTTAGGCATTATGTGATCTGATCATGCAACAAACACGCATAGTCATATATTCTATGCCCAGGTATAGATATACGTACACCTATAATCACACTGAACTGAAAGCTTTATTACGACCATTTGTTTAATCAGTACGACTAAAGGCATTTAAAGGTTTTCTCCGTGAATAAACAATAGATGCACCTAAAAATGAATAGAACAATGAagttaaggaggctggatagTAAATGAATTACCATCAATCCTACCTTAATttgtagatgtgtttgttgagcTATGAAGGATCATGTAGTGAAGAAACAATTCATAAATGTTAGCTTTTATTAGATTTgagtattttcctatatctttatatagagctcttcttttaaaggagatcaatacagtctaaaattgACCAAGACCACCCAGCACCCTTAATACAGCGACTCATCTCAAGAGTTGTTCCGGTGGATACCTACCCGTGCCTGCCTCGGTGGGTATCCCAGGAGGAGGGCCACCGCCTCCAGTGTGACCTGGATGGCCTTTGGGGGGTTGGGCAGGGTCTTGATGCATTCTAAATCTTCCCTGATTAATTCCATCTCGTCCTTTGTTAGAACCGACATGGTAGCTTCTTCCTCTTGTAGATGACTCTGACCTTTTCTTACCAAACGCTATACTcaaagtgttttgtttgttgACGTC
This portion of the Magallana gigas chromosome 7, xbMagGiga1.1, whole genome shotgun sequence genome encodes:
- the LOC105330375 gene encoding cytoplasmic dynein 1 heavy chain 1, translated to MSVLTKDEMELIREDLECIKTLPNPPKAIQVTLEAVALLLGYPPRQARNWSFMRQLCNRGPLLKKMQEFQCEDVELASAKRARTLLSSYNRETIIKISVAIVNLFNWAESTMSEVDNYLNTRMELNKARKSSNNRNNN